A single genomic interval of Ruminococcus sp. NK3A76 harbors:
- the vsr gene encoding DNA mismatch endonuclease Vsr, with amino-acid sequence MADNHSKEVRSMNMSHIRSKDTKPEIIVRSFLHRNGFRFRKNDKRYPGKPDIILPKYKTAVYINGCFWHMHDCESFVWPKSNTEYWTNKLINNKNRDKKYHDQMKEKGWKVIVVWECEINDNRLEYLIKEIRDDYADSS; translated from the coding sequence ATGGCTGATAATCATAGTAAAGAAGTTCGCAGTATGAATATGTCTCATATTCGGAGCAAGGATACCAAACCTGAGATTATAGTTAGAAGTTTTCTTCATCGCAATGGCTTCCGTTTTAGAAAAAATGATAAACGGTATCCGGGTAAACCAGATATTATACTGCCAAAATATAAAACAGCAGTCTATATAAATGGCTGTTTTTGGCATATGCACGATTGTGAAAGCTTTGTATGGCCTAAATCGAACACGGAGTATTGGACTAACAAGCTCATTAATAACAAGAACCGTGACAAAAAATATCATGACCAAATGAAAGAGAAAGGCTGGAAAGTCATTGTTGTTTGGGAATGTGAGATTAACGATAATAGGCTTGAATATCTTATAAAAGAAATAAGGGATGACTATGCCGATTCCTCATAA
- a CDS encoding TetR/AcrR family transcriptional regulator has product MSVPDKSIDPRLLASAEAEFLDKGFIKAELKTICENAGITTGAVYKRYKGKEDLFCAVVDDIAEQLDLFLKKRSGLDFSGLSDKEIYDSWQMTYDSMLPLFSLLYQHRDTFTLLIDKAAGTRYENFNHEYVTKMSYAYEQFYAEAKKRRLAKAEVSREEFHVLISSFWTCVCEPIIHDMSWEQIEEHCRIVCRFFNWQEVIMLKKGDENFV; this is encoded by the coding sequence ATGTCAGTTCCCGATAAAAGTATCGACCCACGACTGCTTGCCAGTGCGGAAGCGGAATTTCTTGACAAGGGATTCATCAAGGCAGAACTGAAAACGATCTGCGAGAATGCCGGTATCACCACGGGCGCAGTTTACAAGCGTTATAAGGGCAAAGAGGACTTATTCTGTGCCGTTGTTGACGATATAGCCGAACAGCTTGATTTATTTTTAAAGAAACGCTCAGGGTTAGACTTTTCTGGGCTTTCGGATAAGGAGATATACGATTCATGGCAAATGACCTATGATTCGATGTTACCGCTGTTCAGCTTGCTGTATCAGCATCGTGATACATTCACTCTGCTGATAGATAAGGCAGCAGGGACACGATACGAGAATTTCAACCATGAATATGTCACGAAAATGAGCTATGCCTATGAGCAGTTCTACGCCGAAGCAAAAAAACGACGACTTGCCAAAGCAGAAGTCTCAAGAGAGGAATTTCATGTTCTGATCTCATCCTTCTGGACGTGCGTCTGTGAGCCGATCATCCATGATATGTCATGGGAGCAGATCGAAGAACATTGCAGGATTGTCTGCCGCTTCTTCAACTGGCAGGAAGTGATTATGCTAAAGAAAGGCGATGAAAACTTTGTTTAA
- a CDS encoding ABC transporter ATP-binding protein: protein MIGMIRRILGVSGKYKGRIYGAMGFSFLKGLLMKVPIILTYFIVTTYIDGTLTKKTALYGAIALVASVVLQAIFQYLADRLQSGAGYLIFADMRMKLGEHLRRLPMGYFTEGNIGKISSVLSTDMVFIEENCMMVLADMMSYLFSQTIMIVFMFIFDWRLGVASLAVTGCMVLLGRKMMKSDLVHSDEKQQAAETQTQAVLDFTEGIGIIKTYNLLGEKSKELTDSFDTNCRVNLDFEFSHHPYKRGVFLIYGIGTVLMLALSAFLYTKGFMELNFFIGMLLCLFDLFVPIKLFYDQEARLTVMSACMDRIEALFAEKELDDNGTQTLTDSNAPEIEYRNVTFAYDKNDILKNVSFKADKGTMTALVGPSGGGKSTIASLLTRFWDVKSGEILLRGTDIRKIPLAALMDNISMVFQRVYLFQDTVYNNIALGRPDASREDVIEAAKKARCYDFIMELPDGFDTVIGEGGASLSGGQAQRLSIARCILKDSPIVILDEATASVDADNESYIQQAISELCKGKTLLVIAHRLNTIAHADCICVIKDGQIAESGNHKSLMDMGGIYHNMVTKRAVSTGWKN from the coding sequence ATGATAGGAATGATAAGACGTATCCTCGGCGTTTCGGGGAAATACAAGGGCAGGATATACGGTGCTATGGGCTTTTCATTTCTGAAAGGTCTGCTCATGAAAGTACCGATAATTCTCACATATTTCATCGTTACAACTTACATTGACGGTACACTTACGAAGAAAACCGCTCTTTACGGAGCGATAGCATTAGTCGCAAGTGTGGTATTGCAGGCAATATTCCAGTATCTTGCAGACCGTCTACAAAGCGGCGCGGGCTACCTGATATTCGCCGATATGCGAATGAAGCTGGGCGAGCATCTGCGCCGTCTGCCGATGGGTTACTTCACTGAGGGCAACATTGGTAAGATCAGCTCGGTGCTCTCAACGGATATGGTGTTCATTGAAGAAAACTGCATGATGGTTCTTGCGGATATGATGAGCTACCTGTTCTCGCAGACTATCATGATCGTGTTCATGTTTATTTTTGACTGGCGGTTAGGTGTTGCTTCCCTTGCTGTCACGGGCTGTATGGTACTGCTTGGTAGGAAGATGATGAAAAGCGACCTTGTACACTCGGACGAAAAACAGCAAGCTGCCGAAACGCAGACGCAGGCGGTGCTTGACTTTACCGAAGGCATCGGCATTATCAAGACCTACAATCTGCTTGGCGAAAAATCAAAGGAACTGACCGACAGCTTTGATACCAACTGCCGTGTGAACCTCGATTTTGAGTTCTCACACCATCCGTACAAACGGGGCGTGTTCCTTATCTACGGTATCGGCACGGTGCTGATGCTCGCACTTTCGGCTTTTCTTTATACAAAGGGCTTTATGGAACTGAATTTCTTCATCGGAATGCTCCTGTGCCTGTTTGACCTGTTTGTGCCGATAAAATTGTTCTACGATCAGGAGGCAAGACTCACTGTCATGAGTGCTTGTATGGACAGGATAGAAGCGCTCTTTGCAGAGAAAGAGCTTGATGATAACGGCACACAAACGCTGACAGACAGCAATGCACCGGAGATCGAATATCGGAATGTGACCTTCGCCTACGATAAAAACGACATACTCAAAAACGTATCATTCAAAGCTGACAAGGGTACGATGACCGCACTGGTCGGGCCGTCGGGCGGCGGTAAATCGACAATCGCAAGTCTGCTGACTCGGTTCTGGGATGTGAAAAGCGGCGAGATACTTCTGAGGGGTACGGATATCCGCAAAATTCCGCTTGCCGCACTCATGGACAATATCAGTATGGTGTTCCAGAGGGTGTATCTGTTTCAGGATACAGTCTACAACAATATTGCCCTCGGCAGACCGGATGCAAGCCGTGAGGACGTCATTGAAGCAGCGAAAAAAGCACGCTGCTATGATTTCATTATGGAGCTGCCTGACGGCTTTGATACGGTGATCGGTGAAGGCGGTGCAAGCCTTTCCGGCGGTCAGGCGCAGCGGCTTTCTATTGCAAGGTGTATTCTGAAAGATTCCCCTATCGTTATCCTCGATGAGGCAACAGCAAGCGTTGATGCCGACAATGAGAGCTATATCCAGCAGGCGATATCCGAGCTTTGCAAGGGTAAAACACTGTTAGTTATTGCACACAGACTCAATACGATCGCTCATGCAGATTGCATCTGCGTCATCAAAGACGGACAAATTGCCGAATCGGGCAACCATAAGAGCCTTATGGATATGGGCGGTATCTATCATAATATGGTTACAAAACGTGCAGTCAGCACGGGTTGGAAAAACTAA
- a CDS encoding ABC transporter ATP-binding protein, whose translation MKTLFNKIKPYMGRYIRYTYAALGAMFAGLIASAVPFFMVYRIIKPLISGETLSAGYYAMHIAIIFACELVYAILYVWGLKFSHISAYNTLKNIRISLQKKLERQPLGTIQDMGNGRIKKLFTDDIDQVELLLAHAIPEGIANLSMALIAIICMFFADWKLALLSLCSLPLGLFAMGMMFKAGMERMNAYYAASAKMNATIIEYVNGMEVVKVFGRDGESYQRYECDIKSYRDFTLAWYKVCWPWMALYNAIIPCVALVMLPVGTLFVLNGISTLADLVLVFCLSLSVGMPLLKALAFAGKIPQLGYKIDEIEKAMDHEPLKSKDNQFIGNSHIVRFDDVRFAYQEQEVLHGVSLELGEGTLTALVGESGSGKSTLAKLLVHYYDLNGGHITLGGQDITDMSIEALNDNISYVSQEQFLFNTTLYENILIGKPDASREEVMAAAEKAQCGVFLKRLPKGIDTMAGDGGKMLSGGERQRISLARAILKNAPVIVLDEATAFIDPENEEKMNAAIAEIIKGKTVLVIAHRLQTIVNADKICVMKDGNIIAADTHEKLLQSCAEYQKLWNSSEARANWTIGNEVRA comes from the coding sequence ATGAAAACTTTGTTTAACAAGATCAAGCCCTATATGGGCAGATACATCAGATATACCTATGCGGCTCTGGGAGCGATGTTCGCAGGACTGATCGCTTCCGCTGTGCCGTTTTTTATGGTATATCGTATCATAAAACCACTGATAAGCGGAGAAACACTTTCCGCAGGCTATTATGCAATGCATATAGCCATTATTTTTGCGTGCGAGTTAGTCTACGCTATCTTATATGTATGGGGACTTAAATTCTCTCACATCTCCGCATACAACACGCTGAAAAATATCCGTATTTCCTTGCAGAAAAAGCTGGAGCGTCAGCCCCTCGGTACAATTCAGGATATGGGCAACGGCAGGATCAAAAAGCTGTTCACCGATGATATAGATCAAGTCGAACTGCTTCTTGCACACGCTATCCCCGAGGGCATCGCAAATCTTTCTATGGCGCTGATAGCGATCATCTGTATGTTCTTTGCAGACTGGAAATTAGCCCTGTTGTCGCTCTGTTCTCTTCCTTTGGGACTGTTCGCTATGGGCATGATGTTCAAGGCGGGTATGGAGCGAATGAACGCTTATTACGCCGCCTCTGCCAAAATGAACGCAACGATAATCGAATACGTCAACGGTATGGAAGTCGTCAAGGTTTTCGGAAGGGACGGCGAATCCTATCAGCGATATGAATGCGACATCAAAAGCTACCGCGACTTCACACTTGCGTGGTACAAGGTCTGCTGGCCGTGGATGGCACTTTACAATGCGATCATTCCCTGTGTGGCGCTCGTGATGCTTCCGGTGGGAACGCTCTTTGTACTGAACGGCATATCAACGCTTGCGGATCTGGTGCTTGTGTTCTGCCTGTCGCTGTCAGTTGGAATGCCGCTTCTGAAAGCACTTGCATTTGCAGGAAAGATACCTCAGCTGGGCTACAAGATAGATGAGATCGAAAAGGCTATGGATCATGAGCCTTTAAAAAGTAAAGATAATCAATTTATCGGTAATTCACATATCGTCAGATTCGATGATGTCCGTTTTGCTTATCAAGAACAGGAAGTCCTGCACGGCGTTTCACTCGAACTCGGAGAAGGGACGCTTACGGCGCTGGTCGGCGAATCGGGCAGCGGCAAATCAACTCTTGCAAAGCTGCTTGTCCATTACTATGATCTGAACGGCGGACATATCACCCTCGGCGGTCAGGACATCACCGATATGAGCATTGAAGCGCTGAACGACAACATCTCCTATGTATCGCAGGAGCAGTTTCTGTTCAACACCACGCTGTATGAGAATATCCTCATCGGCAAGCCCGATGCAAGCCGTGAAGAAGTAATGGCGGCGGCTGAAAAAGCACAGTGCGGAGTGTTCCTCAAACGTCTGCCGAAGGGTATTGACACTATGGCGGGAGACGGCGGAAAAATGCTTTCGGGCGGAGAGCGTCAGCGCATATCCCTTGCGAGAGCGATACTCAAAAACGCTCCCGTGATCGTTCTTGACGAAGCAACGGCATTTATTGATCCCGAGAACGAGGAGAAGATGAACGCAGCTATTGCCGAGATCATCAAGGGCAAGACAGTCCTTGTCATCGCGCACCGCTTGCAGACGATCGTGAATGCAGATAAGATATGCGTTATGAAGGATGGAAATATCATTGCCGCAGACACACATGAAAAGCTCCTGCAAAGTTGTGCGGAATACCAGAAATTATGGAACAGCAGCGAAGCAAGAGCCAACTGGACTATCGGAAATGAGGTAAGGGCATGA
- a CDS encoding recombinase family protein, with translation MAKQTIYNAGIYVRLSQEDMRAGESLSIENQKLILTKYVKEQGWNLVDTYVDDGWSGTDFDRPAVQRLLSDAQSGKINLIICKDLSRFGRNYIEVGRYVDYIFPSYNIRFIALNDNVDTASKDTSALDMMPIVNLFNEWHAASTSKKIKAVIEANAKAGKYRSTCAPFGYTKGDDPNHLPVIDPDAAPIVRNIFEMRASGISPHHIADKLNADGVPIPSDYYYAKLGKPNPRRTRHMWSPETVRQILHNYTYLGHLVQLRTRTVSYKNHKVIKNDEDDMIVVKNTHEPIVSQELWDRVREMEQSVSQGKRNSSGYVANLSGLIYCQDCGNKVRLAWNNTTNGSKKKPRKYLRHNYNCTSYMKFGKRYCPSHYIKMQDMDAIVLEDIRSLAQLVVEDEEKAKAEFLARKAKHHEEQYSVDTKKLSDGKFRLQELDTLIQNIYEDKVLGKVSEDVAMKLIAKYESEQKELSAEVAELEEKFSTIRQDEEDVAMFMERLKKYTDVQELTREMCLELIEYITLDAYVEGQPREIYIYYKLLDEPLKDKRSLL, from the coding sequence ATGGCAAAGCAGACCATTTACAATGCAGGAATTTACGTCCGCCTCTCGCAGGAGGATATGAGAGCCGGCGAATCCCTGTCAATAGAAAACCAGAAACTTATCCTCACCAAGTATGTCAAGGAGCAAGGTTGGAATCTTGTGGATACCTACGTCGATGACGGTTGGAGCGGTACTGATTTCGACAGACCTGCGGTGCAGAGATTGCTGTCCGATGCTCAGTCAGGAAAGATCAACCTTATCATCTGCAAAGACCTCAGCCGTTTCGGAAGAAACTATATCGAAGTCGGCAGATATGTGGATTACATTTTTCCGAGTTACAATATCCGCTTCATCGCTCTCAACGATAATGTGGATACCGCAAGCAAGGATACCTCAGCACTTGACATGATGCCGATCGTCAACTTGTTCAACGAATGGCACGCCGCTTCTACTTCCAAGAAGATCAAGGCGGTCATCGAAGCAAACGCAAAGGCTGGCAAGTATCGCTCGACCTGCGCCCCGTTCGGTTACACGAAAGGCGATGATCCGAATCATCTGCCTGTGATCGATCCCGATGCCGCGCCTATTGTCCGCAACATATTTGAGATGAGAGCAAGCGGTATTAGTCCGCACCACATTGCTGATAAGCTCAATGCGGACGGCGTACCGATTCCCTCGGATTACTACTATGCAAAGCTCGGCAAGCCTAATCCTCGCCGCACAAGGCATATGTGGAGTCCCGAAACGGTAAGGCAAATACTTCACAATTACACCTACCTCGGACACCTTGTTCAGCTCCGCACAAGAACTGTATCCTACAAAAATCACAAGGTCATTAAGAACGATGAGGACGATATGATCGTTGTGAAGAATACGCACGAGCCTATTGTTTCTCAGGAGCTTTGGGACAGGGTGCGTGAGATGGAGCAGTCGGTGTCGCAGGGCAAGCGCAACAGCAGCGGATATGTTGCAAATCTCAGCGGTTTGATCTACTGTCAGGACTGCGGAAACAAAGTCCGTCTTGCGTGGAACAACACCACGAATGGGAGTAAGAAAAAGCCGAGAAAGTATCTTCGCCACAATTACAACTGCACCTCTTACATGAAGTTCGGCAAGCGTTACTGTCCGAGCCATTACATCAAAATGCAGGATATGGACGCTATTGTGCTTGAAGATATTCGCAGCCTTGCACAGCTTGTGGTAGAAGACGAAGAAAAGGCAAAAGCGGAATTCCTCGCACGCAAGGCGAAGCACCACGAGGAGCAGTATTCCGTTGACACCAAGAAGCTGTCAGATGGCAAATTTCGTTTGCAGGAGCTTGATACACTGATCCAGAACATCTATGAGGACAAAGTCCTTGGCAAGGTGTCAGAGGACGTTGCGATGAAGCTGATAGCGAAATATGAATCTGAGCAGAAAGAGCTGTCGGCAGAAGTTGCTGAGCTTGAAGAAAAGTTCTCCACGATCAGGCAGGACGAGGAAGATGTGGCTATGTTCATGGAGCGCCTGAAAAAGTACACCGATGTGCAGGAGCTTACCCGTGAGATGTGCCTTGAACTGATCGAGTATATCACCCTTGATGCCTATGTCGAGGGGCAACCCCGTGAGATCTACATCTACTACAAGCTGCTCGATGAACCACTGAAAGACAAAAGAAGCCTGTTATAA
- the mobC gene encoding plasmid mobilization relaxosome protein MobC — protein sequence MKDEKKRTLYLKVRVSPDEMAAIKKKFANSGMSSLSTFVRAMIFEGYIVHIDENELKRLTVLANNIANNINQIAHRANVTNKVYKEDIEEIKELGDKLWRPLMFLQTKVAQLKH from the coding sequence ATGAAAGATGAAAAGAAGCGTACATTGTACCTGAAAGTCCGTGTCAGCCCCGACGAAATGGCGGCTATCAAGAAGAAGTTTGCTAACAGCGGTATGAGCAGTCTCAGTACATTTGTGAGAGCCATGATCTTCGAGGGTTACATCGTCCATATCGACGAGAACGAGCTAAAACGGCTCACTGTACTTGCGAATAATATCGCCAACAATATCAACCAAATTGCCCACCGAGCAAATGTCACGAACAAAGTTTACAAGGAAGATATTGAGGAGATCAAGGAGCTTGGCGATAAGCTCTGGCGGCCGCTGATGTTTCTGCAAACAAAGGTGGCTCAGCTAAAGCATTGA
- a CDS encoding DUF4357 domain-containing protein, which yields MSKDKNNNNFVDQILLKAFFDNEQQKWDELRNRESEILSIVQREYSEYFSALFKTELPTYTIKQGTSLFRARCIKSTDESKLGVNISDVIESFYRVILSDEEISLLTQEENTGPLKFSLEHLFLLKAQNMKAYSADEQERIDALISENSIPKAYGFQEKDSRVPPQMFRKAGRLNTVSDAFLYVAFDKDTAIHEMRPSIGQRYSVAEFQLNKELVLACFTDKIYSDVKYTPLWSLIDKISEPNTDNTEVFYHITQTMAHVIKEQGYDGIVYNSALCKGKNNVLLFDESHVDFISSEITEIQDVRITYTTILPFSKDYNNPIELSLVHKRKDIDFIVHAFAAITPEGIRVLKGSTIAPINDLIYSLLTNDNKKKRLECKVENNILQEDVLFESASGAAQFVIGKSLNGKTSWKTKDGKTIRDLENKI from the coding sequence ATGTCAAAAGATAAGAACAATAATAATTTCGTTGATCAAATACTATTAAAGGCCTTCTTTGATAATGAACAACAAAAATGGGATGAACTACGAAACAGAGAAAGTGAAATCTTGAGTATTGTACAAAGAGAATATTCGGAATACTTTAGTGCATTGTTTAAAACCGAACTTCCTACATATACAATAAAACAAGGTACTTCATTGTTTCGTGCAAGATGTATTAAAAGTACTGATGAATCAAAGTTAGGCGTCAATATATCTGATGTAATTGAATCTTTTTATAGGGTGATTCTATCCGATGAAGAGATTAGCTTATTAACTCAAGAAGAGAACACAGGACCATTGAAGTTTTCCCTTGAGCATTTATTTTTGTTAAAAGCACAGAATATGAAAGCATATAGTGCAGATGAGCAAGAAAGAATTGATGCATTAATTAGTGAGAATAGCATTCCTAAAGCATATGGATTTCAAGAAAAAGATAGTCGAGTTCCACCTCAAATGTTCAGAAAAGCCGGAAGACTCAATACAGTTTCAGATGCGTTTTTATACGTCGCGTTCGATAAAGACACAGCTATACACGAAATGCGGCCTTCAATCGGTCAAAGATATAGTGTTGCTGAATTTCAATTGAATAAAGAACTTGTTCTTGCATGTTTTACAGATAAGATTTATTCTGATGTCAAATATACACCACTGTGGTCACTAATTGATAAAATTAGTGAGCCTAACACAGATAATACTGAAGTGTTCTATCATATCACTCAGACAATGGCACATGTTATTAAGGAACAAGGTTATGATGGCATTGTTTATAATAGTGCTTTGTGTAAAGGAAAAAACAATGTTCTTCTGTTTGATGAATCACATGTAGATTTTATATCATCAGAGATAACAGAAATACAGGATGTGAGAATTACATATACTACAATTCTACCGTTTTCAAAAGATTACAATAATCCAATCGAACTATCATTAGTGCATAAGAGAAAAGATATAGACTTTATAGTTCATGCATTTGCTGCAATTACTCCGGAAGGAATCCGAGTGTTAAAAGGAAGCACAATAGCTCCTATCAATGACTTGATATATTCACTATTAACCAATGATAATAAAAAGAAACGATTAGAATGTAAAGTTGAAAATAATATACTACAAGAAGATGTTTTGTTTGAATCAGCATCTGGTGCTGCTCAATTTGTAATCGGCAAATCATTAAATGGTAAAACATCCTGGAAGACAAAAGATGGAAAAACAATAAGAGATCTTGAAAACAAAATATAG
- a CDS encoding DUF6809 family protein, protein MNIIEEMYNGDLFPVGTYCNSNKEYKKAMDSLVAAETELLNTYPQIRELFDKYQSAQIELISINNRQEFVNGFRIGGQMVMEMLRPIE, encoded by the coding sequence ATGAATATCATTGAAGAAATGTATAATGGAGATCTGTTCCCCGTCGGGACATACTGCAATTCCAACAAGGAATATAAGAAAGCAATGGACTCCCTTGTGGCTGCTGAGACGGAGCTGCTGAACACCTATCCGCAGATCAGGGAGTTGTTTGACAAGTACCAGAGCGCTCAGATCGAGCTTATTAGCATTAACAACAGGCAGGAGTTTGTGAATGGTTTTAGGATAGGGGGACAGATGGTGATGGAGATGTTGAGACCGATTGAATGA
- a CDS encoding DNA cytosine methyltransferase, producing the protein MHKVIDLFAGAGGLSLGFKKTGKYEIAAAFEINQNAQKTYKKNHPGTEVFSDVCSADFAKLRKKLGKIDVVIGGPPCQGFSMANRQKNHVISQNNMLVKQYVRAVKELKPKAFVMENVEMLKSDVHRFYLRTDETELIDEYNIETTPSEILLLEEEYFSEEIAEDIHSLHEVEARLWPEEDYKLLNIAYRQRNNLKKCKEALFRYQKKYLKLAKKIKQADNNGVYECFDAAADAIFDFFDEKIDADQVVKRIEKTIMIQRCLSRIKEIYDNELQIDEIICQSGITAVIQSYSVLEYITKMLGNYTFNMGVLNALEFGAPQRRNRFVFIGIKNTIAETIEMPIGTFTEDNYRTVKDAIKDIENVQTVFEASKDIGTDLTDDFEHTALTPLLRDSKRLYNHIITKTRDVAKARFEALSQGENFHSLDATLKENTYTDVSRTQNTIYQRLNYEKPSGTVLNVRKSMWIHPTINRAVSVREAARLQTFPDSFVFCGTKDSQYQQVGNAVPPILAEAIAEHLALYLDKKKNG; encoded by the coding sequence ATGCATAAGGTAATTGATTTGTTTGCCGGTGCCGGAGGCCTGAGTCTGGGCTTTAAGAAAACAGGCAAATATGAAATTGCTGCCGCATTTGAAATAAATCAAAATGCACAGAAAACTTATAAAAAGAATCATCCTGGAACGGAAGTGTTCTCAGATGTATGTTCAGCTGACTTCGCAAAACTCAGGAAGAAGCTTGGAAAGATAGATGTGGTTATAGGAGGCCCACCCTGCCAGGGATTTTCAATGGCTAACAGGCAAAAGAATCATGTTATAAGTCAAAACAATATGCTTGTAAAGCAATATGTTAGAGCTGTAAAGGAACTAAAGCCTAAAGCATTTGTCATGGAAAATGTTGAAATGCTAAAATCTGACGTTCATAGATTTTACCTGCGTACCGACGAGACAGAGCTGATTGATGAATATAACATTGAAACTACTCCATCAGAGATTCTGCTCTTGGAAGAAGAATACTTCTCAGAAGAAATAGCCGAGGATATTCACAGTCTGCATGAAGTCGAAGCGAGACTTTGGCCTGAGGAAGATTACAAGCTGCTTAACATTGCATATCGTCAGCGAAATAATCTGAAAAAATGCAAAGAAGCTTTATTCCGCTATCAGAAAAAGTATCTCAAACTTGCGAAAAAAATAAAACAGGCTGATAATAATGGAGTATATGAATGTTTCGACGCAGCAGCAGATGCCATTTTTGATTTCTTTGATGAAAAAATAGATGCAGATCAGGTAGTAAAACGCATTGAGAAAACAATTATGATTCAAAGATGTCTCTCACGAATAAAAGAAATCTATGATAATGAACTGCAAATAGATGAGATTATTTGCCAGAGCGGTATTACAGCTGTTATTCAGTCATATTCTGTTCTTGAATATATCACTAAGATGCTTGGAAACTACACTTTTAACATGGGAGTCTTGAATGCATTAGAATTTGGTGCACCGCAGAGAAGAAACCGTTTTGTATTTATCGGAATAAAGAATACGATAGCAGAAACAATCGAAATGCCCATAGGAACATTTACAGAAGATAATTATAGGACAGTGAAAGATGCCATAAAGGATATTGAAAACGTACAGACAGTGTTTGAAGCCTCTAAAGACATAGGTACCGATCTAACAGACGATTTTGAGCATACCGCGCTCACTCCTCTTCTTAGAGATAGTAAAAGGCTGTATAATCATATCATTACTAAAACAAGAGATGTGGCAAAAGCTCGATTTGAAGCTCTTAGTCAAGGGGAGAATTTTCATTCCCTTGATGCAACATTAAAAGAAAACACATATACAGACGTTAGCCGTACGCAGAACACGATCTATCAGCGCTTGAACTATGAAAAGCCGTCAGGCACAGTTCTTAACGTCCGTAAGTCTATGTGGATTCACCCCACAATAAACCGAGCAGTTAGCGTAAGAGAAGCAGCCAGACTTCAAACATTCCCTGATTCTTTTGTTTTCTGCGGAACAAAGGATTCACAGTATCAGCAGGTTGGAAATGCTGTACCGCCAATACTTGCTGAAGCTATCGCTGAACATCTTGCATTATACTTGGATAAAAAGAAAAATGGCTGA
- a CDS encoding Fic family protein has protein sequence MSNEYNWQYDLEEYIKQGEPERAEKSCAWQTAIGLQDVDGLKTSDYLLDTAKEHIEGKITIEAAKNRIQSYYEQRDKRAEIESPSEEADKVSVRIAELLSEKTFQFSPAGLCSIHRRLFEGIIKKAGQFRTYNITKKEWVLNGNTVFYASFDSIKETLDYDFEQEKQFTYQGISAEQAVKHIAKFTSGIWQIHPFCEGNTRTTAVFVIKYLKTFGYNISNEVFAANSWYFRNALVRANYNDLKNNIHSTTEYLDRLFENLIMNGTNELKNRRLHVDYEKVQSADPKLPKCKNCTLEEMAIISIMKDDPNVTQKKIAELTGKSERWVKTRTVEMQEKGLISRENGKRNGRWVVFID, from the coding sequence ATGTCAAACGAATACAACTGGCAATATGACCTTGAAGAATATATCAAACAGGGCGAGCCTGAGCGTGCTGAAAAAAGCTGTGCCTGGCAGACAGCCATCGGCTTGCAGGACGTTGACGGCTTAAAGACCTCGGATTATCTTCTCGATACTGCGAAAGAGCACATTGAGGGAAAGATAACTATTGAAGCTGCCAAGAACAGAATACAGTCCTATTATGAGCAGCGTGACAAGCGTGCAGAGATCGAGAGTCCAAGCGAGGAAGCGGATAAGGTTTCTGTAAGAATTGCTGAGCTGCTTTCCGAGAAGACATTTCAGTTCTCTCCTGCCGGGCTTTGCTCGATCCACCGCAGACTTTTCGAGGGTATAATAAAGAAAGCGGGTCAGTTCCGCACATATAACATCACAAAAAAGGAATGGGTGCTGAACGGCAATACGGTCTTTTATGCCTCATTTGATAGCATAAAGGAAACACTTGACTATGATTTTGAGCAGGAGAAGCAGTTTACTTATCAAGGCATTTCCGCCGAACAAGCTGTGAAACATATCGCAAAATTTACCTCCGGGATATGGCAGATACACCCATTCTGTGAGGGCAATACGAGGACTACTGCGGTATTTGTCATAAAGTATCTGAAAACGTTTGGATATAATATCAGCAACGAGGTATTTGCCGCAAATTCCTGGTATTTCAGGAACGCTCTTGTGCGTGCCAATTATAACGATCTGAAGAATAATATTCATTCCACCACAGAATATCTTGACAGATTATTTGAAAATCTCATAATGAACGGAACGAATGAATTAAAGAACCGCCGGCTTCACGTTGACTATGAAAAAGTTCAAAGTGCAGATCCCAAGCTTCCAAAGTGCAAAAATTGCACTTTGGAAGAAATGGCTATCATAAGCATTATGAAAGATGATCCGAACGTCACCCAAAAGAAAATCGCTGAGCTGACAGGCAAATCTGAGCGCTGGGTAAAGACAAGAACCGTCGAAATGCAGGAGAAAGGATTGATCTCCAGAGAAAACGGAAAGCGAAACGGAAGATGGGTCGTGTTTATTGATTGA